A stretch of the Epinephelus fuscoguttatus linkage group LG2, E.fuscoguttatus.final_Chr_v1 genome encodes the following:
- the LOC125899649 gene encoding WD repeat-containing protein 88-like: MVTVAAEKEEEEEEQGAAGAEWSLETKVPVKVLRGHSDAITTARFCFNDSRILSCSFDCSAILWDVESCRPLRVFDGVHSKTISECALIPDTNRMVTVSWDRMMVSTDVETGQTLWRCRQDGLLTSCSSSSDGRLLVCAADPQNVVSISDAASGQTLLRLSDHHSTTITRCRFDPQSQRVATVSGDCRIKLWDLLAQKTTLSINSNHRNNVSDCCFTNNGHFLCTASWDLSLKLWDLHAGGFRSRGGATLQGGHDGCVSSCSFSADADLLVSGSYDRTVALWDMPSLCQTLILKGHSDWVTDVSISSDRKLVASASKDGTVRLWNIENMEEIPEVMKKRSTEGTGVHILQCEECGKPFPVSRLQTSELLTQCVVCRLKSPSRYRLQPPSLM, from the exons atggtgacTGTCGCGGCAgaga aggaggaggaggaggaggagcagggagcagcaggagcagagtGGAGCCTGGAGACTAAG GTTCCAGTGAAGGTGTTACGAGGTCACAGCGACGCCATCACCACCGCTCGATTCTGCTTCAACGACAGCCGCATCCTCAGCTGCTCCTTCGACTGCAGCGCCATCCTCTGG GACGTGGAGAGCTGCAGACCTCTGAGGGTGTTTGATGGAGTTCACAGTAAAACCATCTCTGAGTGCGCTCTGATCCCCGACACCAACAG gaTGGTCACTGTCTCCTGGGACAGGATGATGGTGTCCACAGACGTGGAGACAGGGCAGACTCTG TGGAGGTGTAGGCAGGACGGCCTGCTGACCTCCTGCAGCTCATCGTCTGACGGCCGGCTGCTCGTCTGTGCTGCAGATCCACAGAACGTCGTCTCCATCAGTGACGCAGCGAGTGGACAGACGCTGCTGCGCCTCAGCG ATCACCACAGCACCACCATCACACGGTGTCGCTTCGACCCTCAGAGCCAGCGAGTGGCCACGGTGTCTGGAGACTGCCGCATCAAACTGTGGGACCTGCTGGCTCAGAAAACCACTCTGTCCATCAACAG TAACCATAGAAACAACGTCTCTGACTGCTGCTTCACCAACAACGGACACTTCCTGTGCACAGCATCATGGGATTTGAGTTTAAAGCTGTGGGACCTGCATGCAGGAGGGTTTCGATCTCGTGGTGGAGCGACGCTGCAGGGAGGCCATGACGGCTGCGTGAGCTCCTGCAGCTTCTCTGCTGATG CTGACCTGCTGGTGTCTGGCTCCTATGACAGGACTGTTGCACTCTGGGATATGCCCTCCCTCTGCCAGACTCTCATCCTGAAG GGCCACAGTGATTGGGTGACTGATGTGTCAATCAGCTCTGACAGGAAGTTGGTGGCCTCTGCCTCCAAG gacgGGACTGTGAGGTTGTGGAACATCGAGAACATGGAGGAGATCCCAGAGGTCATGAAGAAGAGGAGCACAGAGGGAACAGGAGTCCACATCCTGCAG TGTGAGGAGTGTGGGAAACCGTTCCCAGTGTCCAGACTACAGACCTCCGAGCTGCTGACTCAGTGTGTCGTCTGTCGACTCAAATCACCCTCCAGGTACCGACTGCAGCCTCCGTCGCTCATGTGA
- the gpatch1 gene encoding G patch domain-containing protein 1 isoform X2, whose amino-acid sequence MASDSDSDEDFVTYGTPLEPLEEDEPLKKPVPLHEQTVKDEKGRYQRFHGAFTGGFSAGYFNTVGTKEGWAPSTFVSSRQQKAEKHHARPEDFMDEEDFSEHGIAPREITTSQEFSSSRRDATREKARAINAQAALIPGDTLLEELITPASSSIGVELLMKMGWKEGQGVGPRVKRKARRQQTDGSCRVLGPALPPAGSEHSEDDDDDGDEEFAPENVTFAPKDVTPFDFTPRTGVQGLGYRGLDPGLALLGGGAPEHIDLFRPQSEARSRLFGGAHRGSRRGGVAGQAFGVGALEDDDEDIYHRDSMSRYDTVLGGEEPGDGLYGWTAPQQYTKKKDKSKDASYLGKILEGFTLAQKSSEEKTIFPPPSLPRDYRPVHHFRPSLDVSGLSGVSPALAEALRNSRGHMVTEEPQQGGRHQLDSGQRRALLGENTLQGPSSVMELLKPEDRQRLLNLRNSSNLPSAKTTTPPSHDTARSLAGSVPAASSSVSSSSSVSSSSSGFQQQQEALTAWRGVQSSSQTFRPFEKNPSKQARYELYLKRLQQGDKDGLEQSLDPGMTEWERSREREEFVRASILYRPTSSSLSSRFTRAKNSEDDEDSVEVVRDEEGDVDDKQAAVKMKMFGKLTRETFQWHPDKLLCKRFNVPDPYPGSGLVGLPKVKRDKFSVFNFLTVTESRETTAPPKPPEAGKKSRWDVSDQKEKKSDPLSELLSAARHQTETSTSALPAPPAPPASSSTSDQTPDTKTETESADQQSSDKKKEGDEEEEEEEEESRPPMDLFKAIFANSSDEKSSSSSEGESNDEEEVVKDTKKDEVRADTQPLNLFNITSSVTSSSVTSSSVTSSQQTVSSQNSTQQEKEEEVFGPKLPPPSAALIRGGATSPCEEEKPSRRSKEKKHKNKKQHKHKKEKKKKKHKKHKHKAKQQKKKETDSSDEDSDEDSDGEDAHVTTDELLKRLKNMRSHQTW is encoded by the exons ATGGCGTCCGACAGTGATAGCGACGAGGATTTTGTGACTTACGGGACTCCTCTGGAGCCTTTGGAAGAAG atGAGCCGTTGAAGAAACCCGTCCCACTCCACGAGCAGACGGTGAAGGATGAGAAGGGACGGTATCAGAGATTCCATGGAGCGTTCACTGGAGGGTTCTCAGCCGGTTATTTCAACACTGTCGGCACTAAAGAAG GCTGGGCCCCGTCAACCTTCGTGTCGTCCCGGCAACAGAAAGCTGAGAAACATCATGCCAGACCGGAAGATTTCATGGACGAGGAG gACTTCAGCGAGCACGGCATTGCTCCCAGAGAGATTACCACCAGTCAGGAGTTCTCGTCCAGTCGTAGAGACGCGACCAGAGAGAAGGCGAGAGCCATCAACGCTCAGGCGGCGCTGATCCCTGGAGACACTCTGCTGGAGGAGCTGATCACACCTGCCAG CTCATCCATCGGGGTGGAGCTGCTGATGAAGATGGGCTGGAAGGAGGGTCAGGGTGTCGGGCCTCGAGTGAAGAGGAAAGCTCGCCGACAGCAGACGG AtgggagctgcagagttttgggCCCTgcgctgccccctgctggatcAGAGCACTCAGAG gatgatgatgatgatggtgatgaagagTTTGCTCCAGAGAACGTGACCTTTGCTCCGAAGGATGTGACTCCGTTTGACTTCACTCCCAGGACTGGGGTTCAGGGTCTGGGGTACCGTGGTCTGGACCCGGGCCTGGCTCTGCTGGGCGGAGGGGCACCTGAACACATCGACCTGTTCAGGCCGCAGTCTGAGGCGAGGAGTCGGCTGTTTGGAGGCGCTCACAGAGGCTCACGAAGAGGAGGCGTGGCCGGACAG gCGTTCGGGGTGGGGGCGCTGGAGGATGATGACGAAGATATTTATCACAGAGActccatgtccagatatgacACTGTGCtgggaggagaggagcctgGAGACGGCCTGTACGGCTGGACGGCGCCGCAGCAGTACACCAAGAAAAAAG ACAAAAGCAAAGACGCGTCGTACCTCGGTAAAATCCTGGAGGGATTCACTCTGGCCCAAAAATCATCTGAGGAAAAAACA ATTTTCCCTCCTCCGTCTCTGCCCAGAGATTATCGTCCTGTCCATCATTTCCGTCCGTCACTGGATGTTTCGGGTCTCTCTGGGGTCAGTCCGGCGCTGGCTGAGGCTCTGAGGAACTCCAGGGGTCACATGGTCACAGAGGAGCCCCAACAAGGAGGACGCCACCAGCTGGACTCCGGCCAGAGGAGGGCGCTGCTGGGAGAAAACACCCTGCAAG GTCCCAGTTCAGTCATGGAGCTCCTGAAACCTGAAGACCGACAACGACTGCTCAACCTCCGCAACTCCTCCAACCTGCCCTCCGCCAAAACCACCACCCCGCCCTCCCACGATACGGCGCGGTCGTTGGCAGGGTCGGTGcctgcagcctcctcctctgtctcctcctcttcttctgtctcctcctcctcgtctggtttccagcagcagcaggaggctcTGACAGCTTGGAGGGGAGTCCAGAGCTCCTCGCAGACCTTCAGACCATTTGAGAAAAACCCGAGCAAACAGGCGCGCTACGAGCTCTACCTGAAGCGCCTCCAACAGGGAGACAAAG ACGGCCTGGAGCAGAGTCTGGACCCGGGGATGACGGAGTGGGAGcgcagcagagagagggaggagttTGTCCGAGCCTCCATCCTGTACAGACCCACCTCCTCCTCGCTGTCCTCACGCTTCACCAGGGCCAAAAACTCAGAGGACGACGAAGACAGCGTGGAGGTCGTCCGGGACGAGGAG GGCGACGTGGATGACAAGCAGGCTGCCGTAAAAATGAAGATGTTCGGAAAACTGACCAGAGAAACGTTCCAGTGGCATCCTGACAAACTGCTCTGCAAGAGGTTCAACGTCCCCGACCCTTACCCcgg GTCGGGTTTGGTCGGTCTGCCCAAAGTGAAGAGAGACAAGTTTTCAGTCTTCAACTTCCTGACTGTGACGGAGAGCCGAGAGACTACAG ctcctccaaAGCCTCCAGAGGCAGGGAAAAAGTCCAGGTGGGACGTTTCAGAccagaaggagaagaagagtgaTCCGCTGAGTGAGCTGCTCAGCGCCGCACGACACCAGACTGAGACCTCCACATCTGCTCTGCCTGCTCCACCTGCTCCACCTGCCTCCAGCAGCACCAGTGATCAAACTCCAGACACTAAAACAGAG ACGGAATCAGCTGATCAGCAGAGCTCAGACAAGAAGAAAGaaggtgatgaagaggaggaggaggaagaggaggagagcaggcctCCCATGGATCTGTTTAAGGCCATCTTCGCCAACTCCTCTGATGAAaaatcctcctcttcatcagagggagagagcaacgacgaggaggaggtggtgaaggaCACAAAGAAGGACGAGgtcagagctgacacacagccGCTGAACCTCTTCAACATCACCTCCTCtgtcacctcctcctctgtcacctCCTCCTCCGTCACCTCCAGCCAGCAGACAG TCTCCTCTCAGAACTCGACAcaacaagaaaaagaagaagaagtgtttGGTCCGAAGCTGCCGCCTCCTTCAGCTGCTCTCA TCAGAGGAGGCGCCACCTCCCCCTGTGAGGAGGAGAAACCCAGCAGGAGGAGCAAAGAGAAGAAACACAAGAACAAgaagcagcacaaacacaagaaggagaagaag AAGAAGAAACATAagaagcacaaacacaaagcgaagcagcagaagaagaaggaaacaGACAGCAGCGACGAGGACAGCGACGAGGACAGCGACGGCGAGGATGCACATGTGACCACAGACGAGCTGCtcaagag ACTGAAAAACATGCGGTCACATCAGACCTGGTGA
- the gpatch1 gene encoding G patch domain-containing protein 1 isoform X1, which produces MASDSDSDEDFVTYGTPLEPLEEDEPLKKPVPLHEQTVKDEKGRYQRFHGAFTGGFSAGYFNTVGTKEGWAPSTFVSSRQQKAEKHHARPEDFMDEEDFSEHGIAPREITTSQEFSSSRRDATREKARAINAQAALIPGDTLLEELITPASSSIGVELLMKMGWKEGQGVGPRVKRKARRQQTDGSCRVLGPALPPAGSEHSEDDDDDGDEEFAPENVTFAPKDVTPFDFTPRTGVQGLGYRGLDPGLALLGGGAPEHIDLFRPQSEARSRLFGGAHRGSRRGGVAGQAFGVGALEDDDEDIYHRDSMSRYDTVLGGEEPGDGLYGWTAPQQYTKKKDKSKDASYLGKILEGFTLAQKSSEEKTIFPPPSLPRDYRPVHHFRPSLDVSGLSGVSPALAEALRNSRGHMVTEEPQQGGRHQLDSGQRRALLGENTLQGPSSVMELLKPEDRQRLLNLRNSSNLPSAKTTTPPSHDTARSLAGSVPAASSSVSSSSSVSSSSSGFQQQQEALTAWRGVQSSSQTFRPFEKNPSKQARYELYLKRLQQGDKDGLEQSLDPGMTEWERSREREEFVRASILYRPTSSSLSSRFTRAKNSEDDEDSVEVVRDEEGDVDDKQAAVKMKMFGKLTRETFQWHPDKLLCKRFNVPDPYPGSGLVGLPKVKRDKFSVFNFLTVTESRETTAPPKPPEAGKKSRWDVSDQKEKKSDPLSELLSAARHQTETSTSALPAPPAPPASSSTSDQTPDTKTETESADQQSSDKKKEGDEEEEEEEEESRPPMDLFKAIFANSSDEKSSSSSEGESNDEEEVVKDTKKDEVRADTQPLNLFNITSSVTSSSVTSSSVTSSQQTATVSSQNSTQQEKEEEVFGPKLPPPSAALIRGGATSPCEEEKPSRRSKEKKHKNKKQHKHKKEKKKKKHKKHKHKAKQQKKKETDSSDEDSDEDSDGEDAHVTTDELLKRLKNMRSHQTW; this is translated from the exons ATGGCGTCCGACAGTGATAGCGACGAGGATTTTGTGACTTACGGGACTCCTCTGGAGCCTTTGGAAGAAG atGAGCCGTTGAAGAAACCCGTCCCACTCCACGAGCAGACGGTGAAGGATGAGAAGGGACGGTATCAGAGATTCCATGGAGCGTTCACTGGAGGGTTCTCAGCCGGTTATTTCAACACTGTCGGCACTAAAGAAG GCTGGGCCCCGTCAACCTTCGTGTCGTCCCGGCAACAGAAAGCTGAGAAACATCATGCCAGACCGGAAGATTTCATGGACGAGGAG gACTTCAGCGAGCACGGCATTGCTCCCAGAGAGATTACCACCAGTCAGGAGTTCTCGTCCAGTCGTAGAGACGCGACCAGAGAGAAGGCGAGAGCCATCAACGCTCAGGCGGCGCTGATCCCTGGAGACACTCTGCTGGAGGAGCTGATCACACCTGCCAG CTCATCCATCGGGGTGGAGCTGCTGATGAAGATGGGCTGGAAGGAGGGTCAGGGTGTCGGGCCTCGAGTGAAGAGGAAAGCTCGCCGACAGCAGACGG AtgggagctgcagagttttgggCCCTgcgctgccccctgctggatcAGAGCACTCAGAG gatgatgatgatgatggtgatgaagagTTTGCTCCAGAGAACGTGACCTTTGCTCCGAAGGATGTGACTCCGTTTGACTTCACTCCCAGGACTGGGGTTCAGGGTCTGGGGTACCGTGGTCTGGACCCGGGCCTGGCTCTGCTGGGCGGAGGGGCACCTGAACACATCGACCTGTTCAGGCCGCAGTCTGAGGCGAGGAGTCGGCTGTTTGGAGGCGCTCACAGAGGCTCACGAAGAGGAGGCGTGGCCGGACAG gCGTTCGGGGTGGGGGCGCTGGAGGATGATGACGAAGATATTTATCACAGAGActccatgtccagatatgacACTGTGCtgggaggagaggagcctgGAGACGGCCTGTACGGCTGGACGGCGCCGCAGCAGTACACCAAGAAAAAAG ACAAAAGCAAAGACGCGTCGTACCTCGGTAAAATCCTGGAGGGATTCACTCTGGCCCAAAAATCATCTGAGGAAAAAACA ATTTTCCCTCCTCCGTCTCTGCCCAGAGATTATCGTCCTGTCCATCATTTCCGTCCGTCACTGGATGTTTCGGGTCTCTCTGGGGTCAGTCCGGCGCTGGCTGAGGCTCTGAGGAACTCCAGGGGTCACATGGTCACAGAGGAGCCCCAACAAGGAGGACGCCACCAGCTGGACTCCGGCCAGAGGAGGGCGCTGCTGGGAGAAAACACCCTGCAAG GTCCCAGTTCAGTCATGGAGCTCCTGAAACCTGAAGACCGACAACGACTGCTCAACCTCCGCAACTCCTCCAACCTGCCCTCCGCCAAAACCACCACCCCGCCCTCCCACGATACGGCGCGGTCGTTGGCAGGGTCGGTGcctgcagcctcctcctctgtctcctcctcttcttctgtctcctcctcctcgtctggtttccagcagcagcaggaggctcTGACAGCTTGGAGGGGAGTCCAGAGCTCCTCGCAGACCTTCAGACCATTTGAGAAAAACCCGAGCAAACAGGCGCGCTACGAGCTCTACCTGAAGCGCCTCCAACAGGGAGACAAAG ACGGCCTGGAGCAGAGTCTGGACCCGGGGATGACGGAGTGGGAGcgcagcagagagagggaggagttTGTCCGAGCCTCCATCCTGTACAGACCCACCTCCTCCTCGCTGTCCTCACGCTTCACCAGGGCCAAAAACTCAGAGGACGACGAAGACAGCGTGGAGGTCGTCCGGGACGAGGAG GGCGACGTGGATGACAAGCAGGCTGCCGTAAAAATGAAGATGTTCGGAAAACTGACCAGAGAAACGTTCCAGTGGCATCCTGACAAACTGCTCTGCAAGAGGTTCAACGTCCCCGACCCTTACCCcgg GTCGGGTTTGGTCGGTCTGCCCAAAGTGAAGAGAGACAAGTTTTCAGTCTTCAACTTCCTGACTGTGACGGAGAGCCGAGAGACTACAG ctcctccaaAGCCTCCAGAGGCAGGGAAAAAGTCCAGGTGGGACGTTTCAGAccagaaggagaagaagagtgaTCCGCTGAGTGAGCTGCTCAGCGCCGCACGACACCAGACTGAGACCTCCACATCTGCTCTGCCTGCTCCACCTGCTCCACCTGCCTCCAGCAGCACCAGTGATCAAACTCCAGACACTAAAACAGAG ACGGAATCAGCTGATCAGCAGAGCTCAGACAAGAAGAAAGaaggtgatgaagaggaggaggaggaagaggaggagagcaggcctCCCATGGATCTGTTTAAGGCCATCTTCGCCAACTCCTCTGATGAAaaatcctcctcttcatcagagggagagagcaacgacgaggaggaggtggtgaaggaCACAAAGAAGGACGAGgtcagagctgacacacagccGCTGAACCTCTTCAACATCACCTCCTCtgtcacctcctcctctgtcacctCCTCCTCCGTCACCTCCAGCCAGCAGACAG CGACAGTCTCCTCTCAGAACTCGACAcaacaagaaaaagaagaagaagtgtttGGTCCGAAGCTGCCGCCTCCTTCAGCTGCTCTCA TCAGAGGAGGCGCCACCTCCCCCTGTGAGGAGGAGAAACCCAGCAGGAGGAGCAAAGAGAAGAAACACAAGAACAAgaagcagcacaaacacaagaaggagaagaag AAGAAGAAACATAagaagcacaaacacaaagcgaagcagcagaagaagaaggaaacaGACAGCAGCGACGAGGACAGCGACGAGGACAGCGACGGCGAGGATGCACATGTGACCACAGACGAGCTGCtcaagag ACTGAAAAACATGCGGTCACATCAGACCTGGTGA